In Oncorhynchus mykiss isolate Arlee chromosome 1, USDA_OmykA_1.1, whole genome shotgun sequence, the following proteins share a genomic window:
- the LOC110532561 gene encoding homeobox protein OTX1 B — protein sequence MGLARKLILKTAAVPSLTLPTSICEKVQNDPRQVAVTGALSRSTNRRKRTSFTKEHVALLRVTFETDPYPGISLRESLSQSTGLPESRIQVWFQNRRARTMKYKGAKAVWQSDSGFHSPGGFTPVQDTVSQHRTMGTGATQPDLAPLSTSPCLPPAYPIQLKEELDDFFYGCCPSPYTGVEETGHYNSLFELKQARVLGYSASPPLNSPRHQMVPGAWPQAGDQMSPVQSTWSPFPLEVRKSSAGSSQAFLYHSSAEQQPLYSNPQEAYGGPITQTQAPVTPDSGCWEVGQENTPTMKGQGSQLYGSWSMDMSTPEYPELPVLSLQDILRELDEECWEGNSLNSYPNEDNLVNC from the exons ATGACCCTAGACAGGTGGCAGTCACTGGAGCCTTGTCCCGGAGTACCAACCGCAGAAAGAGGACCAGCTTCACCAAAGAGCACGTGGCACTTCTCCGTGTCACATTTGAGACAGACCCTTACCCTGgcatcagcctgagagagagccTGTCTCAGAGCACAGGCCTACCTGAATCTCGCATCCAG GTGTGGTTCCAGAACAGGAGGGCTCGGACTATGAAGTATAAGGGAGCTAAGGCCGTGTGGCAGTCTGACTCTGGCTTCCACTCCCCTGGTGGGTTCACCCCTGTCCAGGACACAGTTTCTCAGCACCGCACCATGGGGACAGGGGCTACCCAGCCTGACCTGGCCCCTCTGTCCACCTCCCCCTGCCTGCCCCCTGCCTACCCCATCCAGTTGAAGGAGGAGTTGGATGACTTTTTCTATGGATGCTGCCCTTCACCCTACACTGGAGTGGAGGAGACTGGCCACTACAACTCCCTGTTTGAACTGAAGCAAGCCAGGGTGCTGGGATACAGTGCCAGCCCACCACTGAATAGCCCCAGGCACCAGATGGTTCCAGGAGCCTGGCCCCAGGCGGGTGATCAGATGTCCCCAGTGCAGTCCACGTGGAGCCCCTTTCCTCTGGAGGTAAGGAAAAGCAGCGCAGGCTCCAGCCAGGCCTTCCTTTACCATAGCTCAGCTGAGCAGCAGCCCCTCTACAGCAACCCCCAGGAAGCCTATGGAGGCCCCATTACCCAGACCCAGGCCCCAGTCACCCCGGATTCCGGCTGCTGGGAGGTTGGACAAGAGAACACCCCTACGATGAAAGGCCAAGGTTCCCAGTTGTATGGCTCCTGGAGCATGGATATGTCTACCCCAGAATACCCAGAGCTCCCTGTCCTGTCCCTACAGGATATCCTGAGGGAGCTGGATGAAGAGTGCTGGGAGGGAAATAGCCTGAACAGCTACCCCAATGAGGATAATCTGGTTAACTGTTGA